The Bradyrhizobium ottawaense genome window below encodes:
- a CDS encoding phasin family protein — protein sequence MANPRPEERSTQNMEDAARRTGERAAEQTTRIGQAAAEAGEEVARASADMLKQNVETLQQTWRSSLEAATSVMGRSSEQFSRTLGISEEDAQKVTAATERSARNAQTLLYSGTAAAKVMGGMSQEYLQMVRQQFEKHMDHLNRLWTCRTPQDFAAVQSDMVRETVETALESSRRIADLSLKMADDTGKQIKKNYGSDPTLSRADLFNGESGRASRSCRPGEFSAIFICAFACD from the coding sequence ATGGCAAACCCGCGTCCGGAAGAGAGATCGACACAAAACATGGAAGACGCAGCCCGCCGTACAGGCGAGAGGGCTGCGGAGCAGACCACGCGCATCGGGCAAGCTGCGGCTGAAGCCGGCGAAGAAGTGGCACGGGCCAGCGCTGATATGCTCAAGCAAAATGTTGAGACGTTACAGCAGACTTGGCGCTCCAGCCTCGAGGCGGCGACCTCGGTAATGGGACGGTCAAGCGAGCAGTTTAGCCGCACGCTTGGCATATCTGAAGAAGATGCGCAAAAGGTAACGGCGGCAACCGAACGGTCAGCTCGCAACGCGCAGACGCTCCTCTACAGTGGTACAGCCGCCGCCAAAGTGATGGGGGGAATGTCCCAAGAGTACCTCCAGATGGTTCGTCAACAATTTGAGAAGCACATGGACCACTTGAACAGGTTGTGGACGTGCCGAACTCCACAGGACTTTGCGGCGGTGCAGAGTGACATGGTGCGGGAGACAGTGGAGACCGCTCTGGAAAGCAGCCGTCGTATCGCCGACTTGTCGCTCAAAATGGCCGACGATACTGGGAAGCAGATTAAAAAAAACTATGGATCAGATCCCACGCTAAGCAGGGCGGACTTGTTCAACGGAGAGAGCGGCAGGGCAAGCCGCTCTTGCCGCCCCGGCGAATTCAGCGCGATTTTCATTTGCGCGTTCGCTTGCGACTGA
- a CDS encoding response regulator, which yields MSEVSGARVLLVEDEGLVALMIEDMLEELGLKVVASAAHLKKACELATTGSFDLALLDVNLAGEFVFPVARVLRERRIPFLFSTGYGAPPVEEEFRDAPAIGKPFSVDQLNDMLRTLLSHS from the coding sequence ATGTCTGAGGTATCCGGCGCCAGGGTCCTCCTCGTTGAGGATGAAGGATTGGTCGCCCTTATGATTGAAGACATGCTGGAGGAACTGGGGCTCAAGGTTGTTGCCTCTGCGGCTCATCTTAAAAAGGCATGCGAATTGGCGACCACCGGCTCCTTTGATCTGGCGCTTCTGGACGTCAACTTGGCTGGAGAGTTTGTTTTCCCCGTTGCTCGCGTTTTACGCGAGCGAAGGATTCCCTTCCTGTTCAGCACGGGCTATGGCGCCCCGCCCGTAGAGGAGGAGTTCAGAGACGCCCCCGCAATTGGTAAGCCCTTCTCCGTAGACCAACTGAACGATATGTTGCGAACGCTTCTGTCGCACTCCTAA
- a CDS encoding PAS domain-containing sensor histidine kinase, with protein MSNVEEFPYSPRRQPTEFEALVAAGQTALDAIPGAVCLCDAEGLLIAFNTEAVQLWGRTPNPAKKERFCGSHQLYLPDGSPLARSDCPMATAVRAGTPIRNAEVIMARPDGSRFTALINIRALRDHSGNIQGAINCFQDITERKQIEEEVRRRTQDLEDFFENSAVGLHIVSGEGIILRANKAELTLLGYSPEEYIGRHIAEFHADAPVIGDILQRLSCGQPLDRYPARLRARDGSVKHVLITSNGRFVDGKFVNTRCFTVDTTDLQAANEARQASDARLAATYEAAIVGISEADESGRFLRVNDSLCRITGRSRGELLAMTFYDYTDPDDQAKDAELYAAQVRGEVENYTIRKRALRPDGSVRHLDISSSSVRDPNGRFLYGVRVAQDVTATKQLEDRLREGEQRMRDLLEALPAAIYTTNAEGRINFFNRAAVEMAGRTPQPGDEWCVTWKLYWPDGSPLPHDECPMAVALRENRPVRGAEAIAERPDGKRVPFIPYPTPLRDAKGHLVGAINMLVDISERKEAENAQKVLIDELNHRVKNTLATVQSLASQTARHAADLQEFLPTFTGRLLALARAHDLLTTRNWQDAPFEQLVHDIVAPVSGGRVVTGGPNVNLDARTALSVTMVLNELLTNAAKYGSLSAPDGAVSLTWKIVDSGRPQITLECEWSERGGPPVTPPKRRGFGTRLMERCVEHDLAGDFDLVFETEGTRCRMVFPIRGASTNV; from the coding sequence ATGTCCAATGTCGAGGAATTTCCGTACTCCCCACGTCGCCAACCGACTGAGTTCGAGGCGCTGGTTGCGGCCGGCCAAACTGCACTGGATGCCATTCCTGGCGCGGTTTGCCTTTGCGATGCCGAGGGATTGCTGATCGCCTTCAATACCGAGGCGGTGCAATTGTGGGGAAGGACCCCCAACCCTGCCAAAAAGGAACGCTTCTGCGGTTCGCACCAACTGTACCTTCCCGACGGAAGTCCGCTGGCCCGCAGTGACTGTCCCATGGCCACCGCGGTTAGGGCTGGAACGCCCATACGCAACGCCGAAGTTATTATGGCGCGGCCGGACGGCTCTCGCTTTACGGCCCTGATCAATATCCGCGCTCTGCGCGACCACTCCGGGAATATCCAGGGCGCCATCAACTGCTTTCAGGACATCACCGAACGGAAGCAGATCGAAGAAGAAGTCCGGCGAAGAACGCAGGACCTGGAGGACTTTTTCGAGAATAGCGCGGTCGGCCTTCATATCGTCAGCGGTGAAGGCATTATCCTTCGCGCCAACAAAGCCGAGTTGACTCTGCTCGGGTACAGCCCGGAGGAGTACATTGGCCGCCACATCGCGGAGTTTCATGCCGACGCCCCGGTGATTGGCGATATCCTCCAGCGCCTCTCCTGCGGCCAGCCGCTCGACCGTTATCCGGCGCGGTTGCGCGCGCGCGACGGCTCAGTGAAGCACGTGTTGATTACGTCAAACGGCCGATTTGTGGATGGCAAATTCGTCAACACACGTTGCTTCACTGTCGACACCACAGACTTGCAAGCCGCCAACGAAGCACGCCAGGCCAGTGATGCCCGACTTGCGGCAACATACGAGGCTGCCATCGTCGGGATATCGGAAGCGGACGAGAGCGGCCGCTTCTTGCGGGTGAATGATTCACTTTGTCGGATCACTGGGCGCTCGCGCGGCGAACTGCTGGCAATGACGTTCTATGACTACACTGATCCAGATGACCAGGCGAAGGACGCCGAACTCTATGCGGCTCAGGTGCGCGGCGAGGTCGAGAATTATACGATTCGCAAGCGTGCATTGCGGCCCGACGGCTCTGTGCGCCATCTAGACATCTCCAGTTCGTCCGTGCGCGATCCAAATGGCCGGTTTCTTTACGGCGTGCGTGTCGCCCAGGACGTCACAGCCACCAAACAGCTGGAGGATCGTCTCCGCGAAGGCGAGCAGCGCATGCGCGATCTCCTTGAGGCTTTGCCCGCAGCGATCTACACCACCAATGCCGAGGGCCGCATTAATTTCTTCAATCGAGCAGCGGTCGAGATGGCCGGCAGAACTCCCCAGCCTGGCGATGAATGGTGCGTAACCTGGAAACTCTATTGGCCCGACGGTTCGCCTCTGCCGCACGATGAATGTCCGATGGCAGTGGCGCTGCGTGAAAACCGCCCAGTTCGCGGTGCCGAGGCAATTGCCGAGCGTCCAGACGGCAAACGCGTGCCTTTTATTCCTTATCCGACTCCGCTCCGTGATGCGAAGGGACACTTGGTCGGCGCCATCAACATGCTCGTCGACATCAGTGAGCGCAAGGAGGCAGAGAATGCTCAGAAGGTGCTCATCGACGAACTGAATCACCGTGTAAAGAATACGCTTGCCACGGTGCAGTCACTCGCGAGCCAAACCGCTCGACATGCGGCGGATCTGCAAGAGTTTTTGCCGACGTTCACAGGAAGGTTGTTGGCCCTTGCTCGTGCCCATGACCTTCTTACGACCCGCAATTGGCAAGATGCCCCTTTCGAGCAACTAGTTCACGATATCGTCGCGCCTGTGTCTGGCGGACGGGTTGTCACAGGCGGTCCGAACGTCAATTTAGACGCGCGTACCGCACTGAGTGTCACCATGGTTCTCAATGAGCTTTTGACCAACGCGGCAAAATACGGCTCACTATCCGCACCTGATGGAGCCGTGTCGCTTACCTGGAAGATCGTCGACAGCGGACGGCCTCAAATCACACTAGAATGCGAATGGAGCGAACGCGGAGGTCCACCGGTTACCCCACCTAAGCGGCGAGGGTTCGGCACGCGGCTAATGGAGCGTTGCGTCGAACATGATCTCGCCGGTGACTTCGACTTGGTCTTTGAGACGGAGGGTACTCGCTGTCGCATGGTATTTCCAATTAGGGGCGCGTCCACCAATGTCTGA